The DNA window GCGAGGCTGGCGCGGCACGGCATCAGAACACGAGCCGGTAGCCGAGGAAGCGTTTGGAATCGATCGGGTCGGTGCCCAGCTTCTCGCGCAGCTTCTTGCGCAATTTGCTGATGTGGCTTTCGACAACGTTCTCCTCGACCTCTTCGTCGAAGATGCCGTAGATGGCGTTGAAGACCTGGGTCTTGGTAACCCGGCGGCCGCGGTTGCTCGCCAGATATTCGAGGATGCGGCGTTCGCGGCGCGGCAAGGGCAGCGGCTGGCCGTCGATCTCGGGATCGCGGCCGTCCATGAAGATGCGCATGGCGCCGATCTCGGTGTAGGCGACATCCTCATGGGCGCGACGGCGGATGGCGGTGATACGGGCCAGGATCTCTCTGATATGGACGGGCTTGCGGATGACGTCGTCGACGCCGCTCTCGAACAACCGCAGCGTGTTCTCAAGCGAATGCTGCTCGCTGAGCGCAATGACAGGAGCGCCGGTGCGGTCGCGGATCTGGCGCGGCGAGATGGCGCCTTCGCGGCAGTCGCCGATAAGGAAGGCCCGCACCGAACGCAGGTCGGTGTCGGCGGCCGAGTTCACCCACTCGCCGAATTCGCCGGGCGCGAAGCCCGCGCAGGCGACGCCCTCGCGATCAAAAAGTGAATTGTATCCCTCAGTCACGAGCTCTCGCTCGTCAACGATAACG is part of the Mesorhizobium loti genome and encodes:
- a CDS encoding response regulator transcription factor translates to MIVIVDERELVTEGYNSLFDREGVACAGFAPGEFGEWVNSAADTDLRSVRAFLIGDCREGAISPRQIRDRTGAPVIALSEQHSLENTLRLFESGVDDVIRKPVHIREILARITAIRRRAHEDVAYTEIGAMRIFMDGRDPEIDGQPLPLPRRERRILEYLASNRGRRVTKTQVFNAIYGIFDEEVEENVVESHISKLRKKLREKLGTDPIDSKRFLGYRLVF